In the Anolis sagrei isolate rAnoSag1 chromosome 1, rAnoSag1.mat, whole genome shotgun sequence genome, ctgagactcttaaGTAGATAGGGTAGAGCAGGCGTGCTttacatatggcagtgtggtgcacatgcacgggtgagggagagcatgcgccAGCGGTCAAGTCCCTTCAAGCACCATGTGAGACTGAGAGTAACCCTacagcatcaggaggaggagtagcagcagcagaagcagcttaggtaaatccatctttccttttgtattttttattaatgctctcattagaaaatgcataaggatgtgggtgaactacaactcccaaaatcgtgGGTTAGTCCTCCCCTAagcctgccagtattcaaagttagccacgttgggtctgtgtgccaagtttggtccagatccatcattatttgagtccacaatgctctctggatgtatgtgaactacaactccagaaactcaaggtcaatgcccaccaaacccttccagtattttctgttgtcatgggaattctgtgtgtcaagtttggttcagttttccatcattggtggagttcagaatgctctttgattgtaggtgaacttcaaatcccagcaactacaacttcaaaatcaaccccccccccccccgcccgaaccctaccagtattcagatttgagtgtattgggtatttgtgccaaatttggtccagtgaatgaagatacatcctgcatgtcagatatttacattacaattcataacagtagcaaaattacagttatgaagtagcaacaaaaatcattCTATAGTTGGGgatgaccacaacatgaggaactgtattaaggggttgtggcattaggagggttgagaaccactgtactagagcatctatccactttaaatctggttgccgcctcctgcagaattctgggatttgtagtttaaggagggacCGTTAAGCTGCTCCGTCCTgcacctccctaaactacaaatcccagaattctgcaagaggcagcaaccgaatttaaagtggatagatgctctagtgtgaGGAAGTCCTGTGTCAGATTTATTTCACTGAAATCAGAAACAGAAAGCTTACCACTACATTACACTTAGATGAACATTTTATTATCCCACTTTGGCTACACAGCATTTGATGTTCATTTCTTGCCTCACTGTTTTACCCATAACATCATCTTGAATTTCCTATCTGACCATAATGCTGGGCTCTTGCTTTCTTTTGGATAATCATGTTTTTTGGAAACTCTCAGTAAGGCCTAAATCCACCAGTCAAAAGCAGTTCTTTGGAACTTCTTATCTTATTCCTTATTCACCTCTCAGTTTAatagataaaaatatataatgtctTTAATTGCAGTTTTGGAATGGTGTATCTGAATGTGCAGACACAGCCCTACTGTTTTGCTCTTCTTATTCGCTTGTGATATACCTTTTTTAACAAATCAAACACAATAAATAGAGAAGAAACTATATTTTCTGGTGAATTTAGTCCTCTGTAATTCCCAATAGCCATTGTTCATCTTCCCTAGATTACAAATACTCCATATCTGAAGGTTTTATACCTTGATCAAGAGGTGTTTTGCCACTGAAGAACTCCCAGTAGGTCTTCTCATTGTTGTTGGCTTCAACACCATTGATAGAGACAACCATGGGACCCCAGGAAGTCTGCTCAGTTTGAAAGCTGTGAGATTCAAAGAATGCAAAATGTGTAAGAATGatggtaaaaaaaatatatagatagaCCATGAAGGAGAAGATATGTAAACACAGATACAGCAAGACTCACTCAAAAAtctaaaaggaaaaagaaaaatgcaacatTGAAAAAGTGACAGAGAAAGGTGAAAATAACTTAGCAGAATTGAAATAGAATATCCAGGTTTCTCTAAACTATATAAGTTTAATGCAACTTGCGAAGGGACATTTCAGTGgttctttatttgctttttgtaaaaaaaatctataaataaattatcacaatTTGCATTCCAAGCTTTAAACTTCCCTCATTTACCTGAATTTACTTGGTTCTGCACTTTGAGCCGCTTCCAAGACAGCAAGTAGTACGGAGCCCTTTGGCACCTCCACCGTTATGGAAAATGTGAAGTAGGTTCCTACTCGGTCATTGCTAATGGTGTACTGAACCGAAATGGTGGAAactgtgcaaaagaaaaaaatccaggtGATGTGACATATTATGCCTCCCCTTCATATTTTAAGGGCTATCCAGTATTTGCCCCATCTCTCTATGTTGAGACAGACTGACATGGTTGTCTGTGTATGCACTTTCTAGTTGCCTCTCAATTTATACTGTCCCTATTAATTTCATTGGCTTTTCTTACACAACGAATATCCACAGATGGTCTCTAACTGCATTTCATGTACGTTGCACCCACCCTTTCTTCCACAGAGAATGATGCTTTCAATAGGAGACAGTGGCTGTGCTAGCTGGGGGTGGGGGCGGATTCTGTGTATTATAGTTCAAACAGTAACGTTTTCAAACTCCACTGAATTGTGATCATCCCATCGCATTCCCAAGTCATTGCCATGGATCTAAATACAGCACAGCACTTGTTCCTGaccagttcttggtgtttttttaaatcttgtgGGTCTCCTTAGAAATAACTCCAAAGACATTCATGTGGAAGAAATATCATTAGGAAATTGTTTATCACATGCTCAACCCCAGCAAGAAAGTGCTACCTTTTACATTTGGTTGACTAATTCATGAGGTTTATGGGAAGGATCGGTTTTCCTTCATGGCATTGAACTGAGACATTGGTGGAAAGAGATAAATATGTCAGGCATCAGCTAAAATGTAGAACAAAGGTAGCtattatgtggccttccagatattgttgcgCTGCAACTCCAAACATTCTTTGCCATTGGCTAAGTTAACTAGGGCTGATGAGAAGTGTAGTCAAACAATATCTGGTGGGCTGCAGGATTTCCCACTCATAGTGTAGGAAATCAATCGGGTGGAAGTAAAAAAGATGACAACCCTGCTTAACTTTTAATGTCAGCTTCAGCAACTCTGTTGAAAGACAGAATACAGATTTTTGGTCTGGCTGTTTCCCGCAAGATGAACCTTTACCAAGAAACTTCTTGTTCTAGTATTTCTTGAAAGAACAGAGAAATTGCCCGATGCCATACACCTTGAAAGAGAGAACCTCATGAGGATGAAGACTTACCATCTTCTGGGGAGCAAACAAAGCCCTTTACATCCAAGTATGTTTTGCCCACCAGAGAAGGTAGGATCTGAGAAGCAGCTCCAGGGGTATTAAAGGTTCCCAGGTAGACCTCGTCCAACATTTTGTCTAGCGTCTTACTACAGCTCCATGCTCCGCTGGGATAGAACTCAGAAGTAACACTGAGGGCCTATAAAGCAGTAATGGAAGCAAACTTGCATGATATAGATTGAGAACAAGATGCAGAGGGTGGAGGAGACTCTTGGGGTTGTCCCCTTCAGTGATCAGTGTAAGGAGGCACATACCTGCATTGCTAGGCCAGTGCTATAGATGTTACCAATGATGCCACTGCTCTTCTGTTCACCAAGGATTTGCTTTGTGAGGTGGGCCAAGGCATCCTGAATGGTTCCCACAAGCTTGTTCTGCTGAGTTGCGATCATTCCATCATACACACAGTCCAGTGCCAAACTTGCTACGGCTGCAGTATCTGCATATTGCAACATCATTTCATAGTTCAAAGATAGGCAAGTATACTCTTCAGAGGGTTTTTGGACAGCAGCTTCCATAATCCGATGGGATTTGTATGCCAAAAAACTTTGGGAGAGTCACAATTGTCCCCCTTTACTGAATCCTTAGCCACCACCAGATAGGTAGGGAGTGCAAGAAGAGTGCCACTATCTGGTGCTGCATGTGGGAAATCACACCATAGTACCCCACATTTCCCAGGTGTGAACTGGAACACAAGTTGCTATGCTATACAagagtgtagtcaagatggcaaaatttaTTAATGAAGAAGTACAatcaagctaggagaggctacagcagtttgcttttgcctgagtttaTCAGAAAGGGCAAAAGCCTGTCCCCTTCTCATCAGCTTACTGTATTAATTGAGTGcaactatttttgcactttgagctcactttgcagcaatggaagtaacCTGAGGAGGGAAAGTAGGAGAACaaaactgggacatttgaaaAGCAGATGAAAAAGTGATAGTGAACATCCTCCTTCACTCCCAAAATGGTATCAAGGATATAGATGTGTGGAGGTGTTTGTAAACTCTGCATGCAGTCTTTAGTGCTTTGGAAGAAGGGTGAAATTaaattgtaatttaaaataaggtgTATAATTCAAGTGCCATTCTCTTACCGACAGAGAAATGGCCTGAACTCTGGAAGCCATTAGACAGTCCTGCCTTGGCAAGGATGATAGCTGCCATTTCGACATCCGGGCTGTTTTCTACACACAGGGCCAGACAATCCAGTGCCAGCTGGTAGTAAGTTGTCTTGGGGGCATCATGGCTATCTGCAAAGCAACCAGGAGTTATTGGGTCCTTGCTTCTTCTTATAATCAACACAGAGCTTCTATTTCCAACCTAATGCCAAGTCctggagcaatggttctcaagctTTAGTCCTCCAGGAGTTTGGGGCTTCAGTTCGCAAAAGCCCCAGCCAGCTTAGTCAATaatcaagaattctgggagctgaagtccaaaaatacctggaagaccaaaggatGATTCTCAAACAGAACACAAAGAAAAACACATCATGAGCCCCATTCAGACATTTGGAAGTGAGTGCCAGGGATCTGGTGCAGGGAGTGTGTAGACTCTAGGTTGATTACATGGGGAGGAAACATATAGAGCAGGTACTGCTTCAGTCCTTACACTCCTTCAGTGCATAGTTGGCAACAGATCTGCATAGCACGGATgcaaaaaaagggggtgggaccaaaagGGAGTGGgacaaaagggggtgggaccaacaTGTGaagcccccacccccacacaTGTGACTATTTCATGAGGCCTCCTGAATGATGTGATAGGTTTGATCTCTAAAAGACAGAGCTTGAAGTgccatttatcaaatttgcaggatGTTTTTGTTTAGAACCtaatatttcacaaatgaaaattagGACAGAATGTGTTCAAAGGGGCATCTTTTGCAAACCACAGTGGTTGAAAACCACAGGAATGTCTACATTCAACTTTGATTCAGACGATGATTATGGCTGAAGAATTAGCAGAAAACTAAAAGCAGTTGGTGTATTGCACCTAAAATATTTTGAACTGGCAACATGGATGCCAGCCTCATTCTGTGAGCAACAAGAATGTTGGGAAAACGTTTAATGTATCCTGTAGAAGGCATTCCCAAAGGATGTAGACATTTCGCAGCCAAACAGATGGGAGTCATAACACAAGGGATGGGACCAGAAGACCGAGCACTTGGTTGTAGTGTTAGCTGCTCCAGTGACTTCTATTTCTGTCATTCAGTGATTCTGCTTTGAGTTTCAATATGAACTGTAAAGACTCACTAAGGTTCTGAACTAGGGTGCCTTCAATATgttcagcacattggatagctcctttaaagctgaattaaaaaaaatccacatccaCTGGATAGAGTCACCAAGCCACTTGTGGTTAGCTGTCAAGAGTCAACTTTGACTCTTCTAACTGAATTATGAGAAGGAATACAATGCCTGTATGTCTACTTACAATAGTAGTCAAtctcttcctttgttttctcCTCAAGGACATGAACCAAGTTAACTGTCTTTTCTGGTGTGGTGACATCAGCAGGGTTTTCACAGGATGATCGGAGAGCCAGGACATAAAGGGCTACTTTACCAGATGTCATCTCTGCAGAAATAGATGAAATGGAGGGGACAGACATTAAAAAAGGCCCTAGTGAGCACATTTTGAATAATTAGAAATTACGGAATAGTTGTATACAGGcagccccaagttatgaacaagataggttctatgggtttgtttttaagttgaatttgaatgtaagttggaacaagtacatcttctaagtgtaactccagcctatctatcaatcatctatctatctatctatctatctatctatctatctatctatctatctttggatagcatagggaagggttaccaCCCTTGTGGCTTGTGTTTTGCTATCTTTGTCCCTGTGTggaatatttcatttcatttactgtccctatgataattggatttttaaaaaaatattggcttgttgtagaaacaagggttggtgagaAAGCTTAAGTGAAGACACTTTCCCCCCTCGTTAACTCTTCCAGGAgctaatttcccttcctaggggttgctttctctcacttcctgttgtctcaccccatttttaactaggagtcgtttgtaaGGTAGATgattgtaactcggggactacctGTATGAAACAAATTGCTATTTGTTTGTTGGAGTGGGAGTGGGGAGGGAATATtgaggaaaagaagaaacaaacagaaaaaacagaAACCCCTCATGGTTAGCTTAGCTTTAAGATCAGGCTTTAGAAAGGCTTTAATTCCTACaagggtcccccccccctccacacaccaataaataaataatggaaacgAAGAGGACTGGCTCTTGAATACCCATTTATTTTAATACACATGTCATTTGTAACAAGTCAGCATACCAAGAAGGACATATCTCCTTTTAGATGTTCTACCTTTTGCAGCTGTGTCCTTGAGCTGCTGTAGGAGTAACTTTCTTGCAGTGATGTCCTGGTTTTCTGCCAGGTTCAAAGCAATCAGGACACTGGGCTCAGGGAAACATAGCAGGTTGGCATAGTCCACCAATTGCTTCTCAAGGCCTGTGACCAATGATTGTTGGCTCTCAGGAACAACTGGAATGGAGGAAAGCAGAAGTTTGTCAAGCAGCAGTATTAGACCTGGATCTCTTCCCAGGAATTTTTGTAGGTCTTCCGTTCAAATCAGGTAGCGGGTAGTAACTTTCAGACATGCATGATCTGTTTTATTACCAACATCTGCAGAGCCTGGTGTAAATGAAGAACACTTTGAGTTCTAGAATCCAGTGGCCAGGAAGTTGTTCATAGtaccaaaacaatacaataaaatgttgctgtgtgccttcaagttgtttctaatttaAAAGTAGGTGATCCTAACATATAATGGGAGTTTCTGGGGTTTATATGACTTGCCTAGCATCACTGAATGGGATTCAGTGCCTGAGCaagaaatcaaaccctggtctccagagtcatagcccaacactCAGATCACTATATTACCAAACATAAAATGGAATTCACAGTACCTCCAAACAAAAAGGGTGCTCAAGGTGTTGGTGAATTCAATGGGAGCTCAAGGTAGAAATCCAATTTGATGACAGAGAAGGAAACATTCCCAGGATTGAATCAGATCATATCAGGAAACAGAGGAAAAGACCCAGATACTCTTGTGTATCCCAGTCACTCGTAATGTAAATTTTGTATTTATTAATgacctatatatttttttaaaatattcaggtGAATAAAAAGGTGCACTATGCATGAGACAGTCCTTAGAGTGATTGtcttttaaaactgcattttaaGACGGGGACTCCTTAGAAACACAAAGAAATCATGGTGTCAAATGTTGATGAACCGCTGTTGGAAGGCACAAAGTGAGCTGCTGATATTCTGTAGAAATTTTTCTTCATACAGGAGAGTTCACCATATCCTGCAACACTCAAGCATTTCAACAGGGTGTAGTTCTGATGCACATGCACAGCACATATATACAAGGTTAAAAAGCCACCATCGCACTACTGTTAATAACAGCAACCAAATTTCTTTGTTCTACACATGATGGCTGTGAGAACAGAGTGGttgttatttcattatttttgccCTGCTCAACAGAACATAACTATACATCACCATAAGACAGAGCTAGGAAATGTGTGGCCCTCTGAATATCATGGAAGCCCAGTTTCCATTAGCCCTCATTAGTCTGGCCAGCGGTTAAGCAAAATGGGAGTAATAGTTCATCAACACCTTGTAATGTGAATGTTCCCTACTATTATTGCTCAGgagcaagaaataaaaatgaccTCTTTCCAATCCTACTATGATCACCATTTTATCTGAAAAGGCAGGGGTAGAAGGTAGGTGATAGCAGGGGGCACAGGGGTAATGCCTTTGCCAGTTGAATATCATGTTCCCTACCCTTTGCTGTAAATATTGTGGGCCTAGCTCCTAAATCCCATCCATATTTAATCAGTTTCTGGCCGTTCTAGCAGGGGAGATATCTAGATAACTACGAGGGAAGATTTTATAATACTCACCGCAAGTCCCAGAGGAGATGGAAGCAGCAC is a window encoding:
- the CBLIF gene encoding cobalamin binding intrinsic factor → MFLSTLTILCLFCTWTSAASISSGTCVVPESQQSLVTGLEKQLVDYANLLCFPEPSVLIALNLAENQDITARKLLLQQLKDTAAKEMTSGKVALYVLALRSSCENPADVTTPEKTVNLVHVLEEKTKEEIDYYYSHDAPKTTYYQLALDCLALCVENSPDVEMAAIILAKAGLSNGFQSSGHFSVDTAAVASLALDCVYDGMIATQQNKLVGTIQDALAHLTKQILGEQKSSGIIGNIYSTGLAMQALSVTSEFYPSGAWSCSKTLDKMLDEVYLGTFNTPGAASQILPSLVGKTYLDVKGFVCSPEDVSTISVQYTISNDRVGTYFTFSITVEVPKGSVLLAVLEAAQSAEPSKFSFQTEQTSWGPMVVSINGVEANNNEKTYWEFFSGKTPLDQGVGSYKPTDNEHILAIFNTY